CGCGCGGGTACGAGAAGCTCGCCTTTCTTCGCCGAAACGGCATTCCGAAGGTTCCGGCTCCGCGCTAGCAGTGATTGCGCCGGCGGCGAGCGTTATCGTTACCACGCGCAACTCCGCGCGCACGCTTGCCGCGTGCCTACGCAGCATTCGGGAGCAGACGTATCCGCAGATCGAACTCGTCGTCGTCGACAACGCCTCCACCGACGACACCGTCGCGATCGCGCACGCCTTCGCAGATCGTGTCATCGATGCGGGGCCCGAACGCTCGGCCCAGCGTAACGCGGGCGTTGCAGCGTCCTCGGGCGAGTACTTGCTGATCGTTGACTCCGACATGGTGCTCGATCGCGACGTCGTCGA
Above is a window of Candidatus Dormiibacterota bacterium DNA encoding:
- a CDS encoding glycosyltransferase is translated as MIAPAASVIVTTRNSARTLAACLRSIREQTYPQIELVVVDNASTDDTVAIAHAFADRVIDAGPERSAQRNAGVAASSGEYLLIVDSDMVLDRDVVEACLARIGKGDAVAIPEDSFGAGFWARCKRFERDFYHGDPIVSAARFFRRSAFLAAGGYDESLLGGEDWDLS